From Elusimicrobiota bacterium, the proteins below share one genomic window:
- a CDS encoding cold-shock protein, giving the protein MAKGKVKWFNDKKGFGFIIPDDGSKDLFVHHSSILGDGFKTLAEGQEVDFETENTDKGPKAVNVQKSQTPKA; this is encoded by the coding sequence ATGGCAAAAGGCAAAGTGAAGTGGTTTAACGATAAGAAAGGGTTTGGTTTCATCATACCCGATGATGGTTCAAAGGATCTCTTTGTTCATCACTCTTCAATTCTTGGCGACGGTTTCAAAACCTTGGCCGAAGGACAGGAAGTTGACTTTGAAACTGAGAACACGGATAAGGGGCCAAAAGCCGTTAACGTGCAAAAGTCACAGACTCCGAAAGCCTGA
- a CDS encoding DUF3467 domain-containing protein produces MAENKPEQAKPMQLQVEMDDTTAQGIYANLAGVTHSETEFIFDFLFLQPNQPKAKLRARIVSSPVHTKRFMAALVENMKRYEERFGPIPERAVNLTHGHS; encoded by the coding sequence ATGGCGGAAAATAAACCGGAACAGGCTAAACCCATGCAGTTGCAGGTGGAAATGGACGACACGACGGCTCAGGGCATTTATGCCAATCTGGCCGGAGTTACACACAGCGAAACGGAATTTATTTTTGATTTTCTTTTCCTGCAGCCTAACCAGCCTAAGGCAAAATTGCGCGCGCGCATTGTTTCAAGTCCCGTGCACACCAAGCGTTTTATGGCGGCGCTTGTGGAAAACATGAAGCGCTACGAAGAACGCTTCGGGCCCATACCTGAGCGCGCGGTAAACCTGACCCACGGGCACAGTTAA